One window of Melospiza georgiana isolate bMelGeo1 chromosome 11, bMelGeo1.pri, whole genome shotgun sequence genomic DNA carries:
- the SEMA3G gene encoding semaphorin-3G, with protein MRAAATVSLSLCWLWTAGLSLPRLRLSYRELLASNRSVLFFGHRGSLGLRCLYLDEYRDRLFLGGKDVLYSLLLDGATAGAKEIYWPPRPGQTEECLQKGKDPGTDCANYVRVLHPYNRTHLLACGTGAFHPMCTFIYVGHRGEHTFSLDAASMESGRGRCPHEPSRAFASTVIGGELYAGLTADFLGRDPGVFRSMGTRSALRTEVDQRLLHDPKFVAAHLIPDNDDRDNDKAYFFFTEKVVEADSREHAIVSRVGRVCVNDAGGQRVLVNKWSTFNKARLVCSVPGPDGIDTYFDELEDVFLLRTKDRKNPEIYALFSTVSHVFRGSAVCVYRMADIREVFNGPFAHRDSPHHQWAAYEGRVPYPRPGVCPSKTTNQPRRQYGTTKDFPDEVLHFARAHPLMFQPVLPRHRRPLLVKTDLPQRPRRLVVDRVEAEDGQHDILFLGTDAGSVLKVVVMQKTNSAMTEEVILEELQVFKVPVPITQMEISVKRQTLYVGSSLGVAQVRLHQCESYGTACAECCLARDPYCAWDGTACTHYQPSGKRRQRRQDGRHANPAHQCLDQNLTVDDFESVEEKVLYGAEDNSTFLECVPRSPQASVQWFVQRPPDEQRDEVKTDERIVQTEQGLLFRRLHRHDAGTYYCKTLEHGFTQTVAKTALRVIPSQQLAHSFPRGPGDELPALLCPEPRLVPQAPKSWFKDIMHLVSSPNPRRVEEYCARLWCSSRPQHRKSKLAQAKLVLAGVDVAKKGRTGKAHSERNRVPRHAPAT; from the exons ATGCGGGCGGCCGCGACGGTGTCGCTGTcgctgtgctggctctggacGGCGGGGCTCAGCCTGCCCCGGCTGCGCCTGTCCTACCGCG AGCTTTTAGCCTCCAACCGCTCCGTGCTGTTCTTTGGCCACCGTGGCTCCCTGGGCCTGCGCTGCCTCTACCTGGATGAGTACCGCGACCGGCTCTTCCTCGGGGGCAAGGATGTGCTCTACTCCCTGCTCCTGGATGGGGCCACTGCAGGTGCCAAGGAG ATCTATTGGCCACCCCGCCCTGGGCAGACGGAGGAGTGTCTTCAGAAGGGGAAGGACCCAGGG aCTGACTGTGCCAACTATGTCCGTGTGCTGCATCCCTACAACCGGACACACCTGCTGGCCTGCGGGACAGGCGCCTTCCACCCCATGTGCACCTTCATCTACGTGGGGCACCGTGGCGAG cacacctTCAGCCTGGACGCTGCCAGCATGGAGAGCGGCCGGGGCCGGTGCCCGCACGAGCCCAGCCGCGCCTTCGCCAGCACCGTCATCG GAGGGGAGCTGTACGCCGGCCTCACGGCAGATTTCCTGGGGCGCGATCCCGGCGTGTTCCGCAGCATGGGGACGCGCTCCGCCCTGCGCACGGAGGTGGATCAGCGCCTGCTGCACG ATCCCAAGTTTGTGGCAGCCCACTTGATCCCAGACAACGATGACCGGGACAATGACAAAGCCTATTTCTTCTTCACGGAGAAGGTGGTGGAGGCAGACAGCAGGGAGCACGCCATTGTCAGCCGTGTGGGGCGTGTCTGCGTG aacGATGCTGGTGGCCAGAGGGTGCTGGTAAACAAGTGGAGCACCTTCAACAAGGCCCGGCTGGTGTGCTCAGTCCCTGGCCCTGATGGCATTGACACCTACTTTGATGAGCTGG AGGATGTCTTCTTGCTGAGAACGAAGGATAGGAAGAACCCAGAGATCTATGCCCTTTTCAGCACTGTCAG CCACGTTTTCCGGGGCTCTGCTGTCTGTGTGTACCGCATGGCTGACATCAGGGAGGTGTTCAACGGGCCCTTTGCCCACCGGGACAGCCCCCATCACCAGTGGGCTGCCTACGAGGGCAGGGTGCCCTACCCACGGCCGGGCGTG tgtcccagcaAGACCACCAACCAGCCCCGGCGGCAGTACGGCACCACCAAGGACTTCCCCGACGAGGTGCTGCACTTTGCCCGTGCCCACCCCCTCATGTTCCAGCCCGTGCTGCCCCGGCACCGCCGGCCCCTCCTGGTGAAGACTGACCTGCCCCAGCGGCCGCGCCGGCTCGTGGTGGACAGGGTGGAGGCCGAGGACGGGCAGCACGACATCCTCTTCCTCGGCACAG ATGCTGGCTCAGTGCTCAAGGTGGTGGTCATGCAGAAGACAAACTCAGCCATGACTGAAGAAGTcatcctggaggagctgcaggtttTTAAG GTGCCTGTGCCCATCACCCAGATGGAGATCTCTGTCAAACGT CAAACGCTCTACGTGGGCTCCAGCCTGGGCGTGGCCCAGGTGCGGCTGCACCAGTGCGAGTCCTACGGCACTGCCTGTGCCGAGTGCTGCCTGGCCAGGGATCCCTACTGTGCCTGGGATGGCACTGCCTGCACCCACTACCAGCCCTCGGGCAAGCGCCGCCAGCGCCGCCAGGACGGGCGCCACGCCAACCCTGCCCACCAGTGCCTGGACCAGAACCTGACCG TGGACGATTTTGAGAGCGTTGAGGAGAAGGTGCTCTACGGGGCAGAGGACAACAGCACCTTCCTGGAGTGCGTGCCCCGCTCCCCGCAGGCCAGCGTGCAGTGGTTTGTGCAGAGGCCGCCCGACGAGCAGCGGGACGAG GTGAAGACGGACGAGCGGATCGTGCAGacggagcaggggctgctgttcCGCAGGCTGCACCGGCACGACGCCGGCACCTACTACTGCAAAACGCTGGAGCACGGCTTCACCCAGACCGTGGCCAAGACCGCCCTGCGGGTcatccccagccagcagctggctCACTCCTTCCCCCGGGGCCCGGGCGAcgagctcccagccctgctgtgccccgaGCCCCGGCTGGTGCCACAGGCTCCCAAGAGCTGGTTCAAGGACATCATGCACCTGGTGAGCTCCCCGAACCCGCGGCGCGTGGAGGAGTACTGCGCCCGCCTCTGGTGCAGCAGCCGCCCCCAGCACCGCAAGAGCAAGCTGGCCCAGGCCAAGCTGGTCCTGGCTGGCGTGGACGTGGCCAAGAAGGGACGGACAGGCAAAGCCCACAGCGAGAGGAACCGCGTGCCCCGGCACGCACCGGCCACTTAG
- the ABHD14B gene encoding putative protein-lysine deacylase ABHD14B isoform X1 has translation MFVKGSAALATARAGLGTAGQSSGPGLQRSAWLGRVRLTAPGSPGMAAPRVTESTVTVQGQSLFYRRAEPAQAVPRLTVLLLHGIRFSSETWLQVGTLATLAENGYRAVAIDLPGLGRSKDAVAPAPVGQPAPAAFLKAVSEALDLGPAVVISPSLSGMYSLPCLLEHSQLFKAYVPVAPICTEKFTAQQYAQIKTPTLIVYGDQDADLGQTSLNNLKHLPEHQVLLLQGAGHACYLDKPNEWHRGLLDFLQQLK, from the exons ATGTTCGTCAAGGGCTCGGCGGCTCTCGCCACAGCTCGGGCAGGGCTCGGTACTGCAGGGCAGAGTTCGGGCCCTGGTCTGCAGCGCTCGGCCTGGCTCGGTAGAGTTCGG TTAACAGCGCCCGGGTCCCCAGGCATGGCCGCCCCGCGGGTCACCGAGAGCACCGTCACGGTGCAAGGACAGAGCCTCTTCTACCGCCGGGCTGAGCCGgcccaggcagtgcccaggctgaccgtgctgctgctgcatggcaTCCGCTTCTCCTCCGAAACCTGGCTGCAGGTGGGGACGCTGGCCACGCTGGCCGAGAATGGCTACCGAGCCGTGGCCATCGACCTGCCGG GGCTGGGGCGCTCGAAGGATGCTGTGGCCCCAGCACCCGTGGGCCAGCCAGCACCAGCGGCGTTCCTGAAGGCAGTTTCAGAGGCTCTGGACCTGGGTCCAGCTGTGGTGATCAGCCCATCGCTCAGTGGCATGTACTCGCTGCCCTGCCTCTTAGAGCACAGCCAGCTGTTCAAGGCCTATGTACCTGTGGCACCCATCTGCACTGAGAAATTCACGGCGCAGCAGTATGCCCAGATCAAA ACCCCCACGCTGATTGTGTACGGGGACCAGGATGCAGACCTGGGGCAGACCAGTCTGAACAACCTGAAGCACCTCCCTGAGcaccaggtgctgctgctgcagggtgcaGGACATGCCTGCTACCTGGACAAGCCCAATGAGTGGCACCGTGGACTCCTGgacttcctgcagcagctgaagtgA
- the ABHD14B gene encoding putative protein-lysine deacylase ABHD14B isoform X2, producing MAAPRVTESTVTVQGQSLFYRRAEPAQAVPRLTVLLLHGIRFSSETWLQVGTLATLAENGYRAVAIDLPGLGRSKDAVAPAPVGQPAPAAFLKAVSEALDLGPAVVISPSLSGMYSLPCLLEHSQLFKAYVPVAPICTEKFTAQQYAQIKTPTLIVYGDQDADLGQTSLNNLKHLPEHQVLLLQGAGHACYLDKPNEWHRGLLDFLQQLK from the exons ATGGCCGCCCCGCGGGTCACCGAGAGCACCGTCACGGTGCAAGGACAGAGCCTCTTCTACCGCCGGGCTGAGCCGgcccaggcagtgcccaggctgaccgtgctgctgctgcatggcaTCCGCTTCTCCTCCGAAACCTGGCTGCAGGTGGGGACGCTGGCCACGCTGGCCGAGAATGGCTACCGAGCCGTGGCCATCGACCTGCCGG GGCTGGGGCGCTCGAAGGATGCTGTGGCCCCAGCACCCGTGGGCCAGCCAGCACCAGCGGCGTTCCTGAAGGCAGTTTCAGAGGCTCTGGACCTGGGTCCAGCTGTGGTGATCAGCCCATCGCTCAGTGGCATGTACTCGCTGCCCTGCCTCTTAGAGCACAGCCAGCTGTTCAAGGCCTATGTACCTGTGGCACCCATCTGCACTGAGAAATTCACGGCGCAGCAGTATGCCCAGATCAAA ACCCCCACGCTGATTGTGTACGGGGACCAGGATGCAGACCTGGGGCAGACCAGTCTGAACAACCTGAAGCACCTCCCTGAGcaccaggtgctgctgctgcagggtgcaGGACATGCCTGCTACCTGGACAAGCCCAATGAGTGGCACCGTGGACTCCTGgacttcctgcagcagctgaagtgA
- the ACY1 gene encoding LOW QUALITY PROTEIN: aminoacylase-1 (The sequence of the model RefSeq protein was modified relative to this genomic sequence to represent the inferred CDS: inserted 2 bases in 1 codon; deleted 1 base in 1 codon) yields MLLWFLRVSPSAAGLLELQPHLPAASAGPGGCPVPLXCAPGPPLPASCPLLPAGRSGGAGGARRAERGRAGSAGGGSAELFPQSFAALLPDMAPGKPGKSAGASENPSVTLFREYLRIDTVHPKPDYDAAVQFLERVGTELGLACQKVEVCQGRVVLVLTWQGTNPRLRSILLNSHTDVVPVFEEHWTYPPFEAVKDSQGNIYARGAQDMKCVSIQYLEAIRRLKTEGKSFARTIHLTFVPDEEVGGHKGMEMFVQRPEFKALNVGFAMDEGLASPSDTFSVFYGERSPWWIKVKCAGSPGHGSRFISNTAAEKLHKVITSFLAFRESEKQRLKSDSSLTLGDVTSLNMTMLEGGVSFNVVPSEMAASFDIRIPPTVDLKAFEKQVATWCRDAGEGVTFEFHQKCMDQHITSTEDSDPWWKAFSGVCRDMKLQLKLEIFPAATDSRYIRAAGHPAIGFSPMNRTPVLLHDHNEFLNEQIFLRGIEIYARLLTALASVPPLPTEG; encoded by the exons ATGCTGCTCTGGTTTCTGCGTGTGTCCCCAAGCGCCGCGGGGCTCCTCGAGCTCCAGCCCCATCTCCCTGCCGCTAGTGCGGGGCCGGGAGGGTGCCCCGTGCCCCT CTGCGCTCCCGGCCCGCCCCTGCCCGCCTCCTGCCCGCTGCTGccggcggggcggagc ggcggagcgggcggagcgcggcgggcggagcggggccgggcgggcagcgccggcggcggcagcgcggag CTCTTTCCCCAGAGctttgcagccctgctcccagacaTGGCACCTGGGAAGCCTGGGAAGAGCGCGGGGGCCTCAGAGAACCCCTCGGTTACGCTTTTCCGGGAGTACCTGAGGATTGACACTGTCCACCCTAAACCTGACTACG ATGCAGCTGTCCAGTTTCTGGAACGTGTCGGCACCGAGCTGGGCTTGGCCTGCCAGAAAGTGGAG GTGTGCCAGGGCCGTGTGGTGCTGGTCCTGACGTGGCAGGGCACGAACCCCCGCCTGCGCTCCATCCTCCTCAACTCCCACACTGACGTTGTGCCTGTCTTCGAG gagcactggACCTATCCCCCCTTCGAGGCAGTTAAAGACTCACAAGGCAACATCTACGCCCGGGGTGCCCAGGACATGAAGTGCGTCTCCATCCA GTACCTTGAGGCCATCCGGAGGCTGAAGACAGAAGGGAAATCTTTTGCCCGCACCATCCACCTCACCTTTGTGCCTG ATGAGGAGGTGGGAGGACACAAGGGCATGGAGATGTTCGTGCAGCGCCCTGAGTTTAAAGCACTCAACGTGGGCTTTGCCATGGATGAGG GCCTGGCCAGCCCATCTGACACCTTCAGTGTCTTCTATGGTGAGAGGAGCCCATGGT GGATAAAGGTGAAGTGCGCGGGTAGCCCCGGGCATGGGTCCCGCTTCATCAGCAACACGGCAGCTGAGAAGCTG cacaaaGTCATCACCTCCTTCCTGGCCTTCAGGGAGAGCGAGAAGCAGAG GCTCAAGTCCGACTCAAGCCTGACCCTGGGGGATGTCACCTCTCTCAACATGACCATGCTGGAGGGGGGTGTCTCCTTCAACGTGGTGCCCTCCGAGATGGCTGCCAGCTTTGACATCCGCATCCCACCCACCGTGGACCTGAAG GCCTTCGAGAAGCAGGTGGCCACGTGGTGCCGTGATGCTGGGGAAGGTGTCACCTTTGAGTTCCACCAG AAATGCATGGACCAACACATCACCTCCACTGAGGACTCGGACCCATGGTGGAAGGCCTTCAGTGGGGTCTGCAGGGACAT GAAGCTGCAGCTCAAGCTGGAGATCTTCCCAGCTGCCACTGACAGCCGCTACATCCGAGCG GCAGGACACCCTGCTATTGGCTTTTCCCCCATGAACCGCACACCGGTGCTGCTCCATGACCACAACGAGTTCCTGAACGAGCAAATCTTCCTGCGGGGCATCGAGATCTACGCCCGCCTCCTGACTGCCCTGGCCTCAGTGCCCCCGCTGCCCACGGAGGGCTGA
- the ABHD14A gene encoding protein ABHD14A: MLLARSRLWLLLLGTLLALLLYLLLPAARRSRPDEGKRAWRAANGTVRTGMAAGEPPVFYREAPAAAAGPGRPDVLFLHGQAFTSKTWEALGTLALLAGEGYRAVAIDLPGFGDSPPAEMALTAQGRRAFLDRVLQELGMQRPVLISPSMSGRFSLPFLLAHGDRLAGFVPIAPVGTKDFTAEQYRAVQTPTLILYGDRDTGLAPQALQNLQHLPKHRVAVLSGAGHACYLDKPEEFHRALLGFLRQLK, translated from the exons ATGCTGCTTGCCCGCAGccggctgtggctgctgctcctcgggACGCTCCTCGCTCTCCTCCTGTACCTCCTGCTCCCGGCCGCCCGGCGCTCACGGCCTGACGAGGGGAAGCGGGCCTGGCGGGCGGCCAACGGCACCGTGCGGACGGGGATGGCTGCGGGAGAGCCCCCCGTGTTCTACAGGGAGGCTCCCGCCGCAGCTGCGGGCCCCGGGAG GCCTGATGTCCTGTTCCTGCACGGCCAGGCGTTCACCTCCAAGACGTGGGAGGCCTTGGGCACACTGGCACTGCTCGCTGGAGAGGGCTACCGTGCGGTTGCCATAGATCTGCCCG GCTTCGGGGATTCTCCCCCAGCGGAGATGGCGCTGACAGCACAGGGCCGGAGGGCGTTCCTGGACcgtgtcctgcaggagctgggcatgcAGAGGCCTGTTCTCATCAGCCCCTCCATGAGTGGCCGcttttccctgcccttcctcctgGCACACGGGGACCGGCTGGCCGGCTTTGTGCCCATCGCACCCGTGGGCACCAAGGATTTCACTGCTGAGCAGTACCGTGCAGTCCAG ACGCCCACTCTGATCCTGTATGGTGACCGTGACACTGGCCTGgctccccaggccctgcagaACCTCCAGCACCTCCCTAAGCACCGTGTGGCCGTGCTGTCAGGTGCTGGCCATGCCTGCTACCTGGACAAGCCAGAGGAGTTCCACCGGGCCCTGCTGGGCTTCCTGCGCCAGCTGAAGTGA